The following nucleotide sequence is from Acidisoma sp. PAMC 29798.
CTGGTGGGTTGACGAGACTTATATCAAGATCATCAGGGGCGGCTGGACTTACCTCTACCGGGCCGTAGATAGCTTGGGCCGGACGATCCACTGTCTCCTGCCGACGTGGCGTGACGCTGACTCGGTTAAGCGTTTCCTCCTTAAGCGCTGGCGCAGGTCCACACGGGCAAGCAGCGCACGATTACGATTGACAAAACCCGGCTGACGCCGAACCTAAGCTCGGGGCACGGCTCACGATGACGGGGTACGGAGCGTTAGAGCCATATGGCATATTACGCGCATAGCAGCTCTGGTCGCCTTGAAAGTCAGTGGGAGCTCATATCGGTCCATCTGAACGAGGTGGCAGCGCTGGCAGCGGACAGCGGCGCCCGGTTCGGCGCGAGCGACCTTGCCGGCGCTGCGGGCGCGTTGCACGACCTCGGCAAATATAGCGCCGCCTTCCAGGAGCGATTGCGGAACCCCGCCGTCACCACCGATCATTCCACCGCGGGCGCCATCTGGGCACGCGCGCATTTGGGCGACAAGTGGGGCCGGCTGCTCGCCCATGTCATCGCCGGGCATCACACCGGCTTGAAGGATGGGCTGTTCGATCCCGAGGGCCGCCTGGCAAGCAAGAGCGGCCTGCTCCCCCCGGTGGAACGTGCGGCCAAGAGCGATGGCTTGGTGCTGCCCCAAGGCGCGATGACTCCGGTCGGGCGGCTGAAAGTGCTGAATGAGGAAGGTTTCCAATTCGCATTCCTGACGCGCATGATCTTCTCATGCTTGGTCGATGCCGATCGGCGCTGTGCGGCTGCCTTCGAGGCCCGGATGGGCGGGCAGCCGACCGAGGAGACGAACCATCCCTCGATCGATGTGTTGGCATTGGCCTTATCCGCCTTCATGGCGCAACGGAAGGCGGAGCCGAGCACGCTGAATACGCTGCGCGGTGATGTATTGCGCGCGGCCATCGCCACAGCCGAGCAGGCTCAGGGCGTATTCACACTGACCGTGCCGACGGGCGGTGGCAAGACGCTGAGTTCGCTCGCCTTCGCGCTGGCCCATGCCAGGAAACACGGCCTCGATCGCGTCATCGTGGTCATTCCCTATACCTCGATCATCGAGCAGACGGCGGCCGTCTACCGCGCGGCACTGAAAGACCATGAAGGTGCGGTTCTCGAACATCACAGCGCTTTCGAGATGGAGGAGGAGGCGACATGGTCCCGCGACAGGATTGGGCCGGATCGGCTGCGCCTGAGCATGGAACGCTGGGACAGCCCCATCATTGTCACGACCGCCGTGCAGTTCTTCGAGAGCCTTTTCAGCGACCGCACCAGCCGCTGCCGCAAGCTGCATAGCATCGCGCGCAGTGTGGTGGTGCTGGACGAGGCGCAGACCATGCCCCTTCCGCTGCTTCGCCCTTGCGTTGCGGCGCTGAAGGAACTGGCGCGCAACTACCGCACCTCGGTCGTCTTATGCACCGCGACGCAGCCGGCTTTGAAGGCCGGCCCGCCCGGCACGAAGACCGGCTTCGTGGGTGGTTTCACGACACTGCGGGAGATCGCGCCCGACGTACCGTCCTTGTTCGCGGCGCTGCGCCGGGTGACGGTGCGCGACATCGGTGTTCAGACGGATGACCAGCTTGCCGCGCGTATCGCGACCAGCCCTCAGGCCCTTTGCATTGTCAATCAGCGGGCCCATGCGCGGGCGCTGTTCGGCGCCATCCGAGACCTGCCGGGTGCGCGTCACCTCTCGACCACCATGCACAGCGTTCATCGCGCCCGCGTGCTGGCGGAGATTCGGGACGATCTGAAGAACAAGCGTGCCTGTCGCGTTGTCGCGACATCGCTGGTGGAGGCGGGCGTCGATGTCGATTTTCCCCTCGTGCTGCGGGCGACGGCGGGGCTCGACCAGATCGCCCAGGCGGCGGGCCGCTGCAATCGGGAGTTCGAGCGCAGGCCGGAGGAGAGCGAGGTTCTGGTCTTTAAAGCCGCAGCCTATGACGTCATCCAGCAACTCAAGATCAATGCCGAAGTTGGGGGTGAGATCTTGACCCTGCATGCAGGCGATCCCTTCAGCCCGGACGCGATGCGGGCTTTCTTCGAGATGCTGTATTGGCGACGCGGCAAGGAGGATTTGGACAAAGGCCGTGTCTTGCAGACATGTGCGGACAAGGCTGCCGACCTCAACTTTCCTTTTCAGGAGATCGCCGCCTCCATGCGCTTCATCGATGACGTGATGGTTCCGGTGATCGTGGCGGCGGAGGATAATGGGGAGGTGCGCCCCCTTATCGAAGCACTACGCTATACAACGCGGGTGGGCGGCATTGCGCGAAAGCTTGGGCGCTACACGGTCGGCGTGCCGCGCCCTGTGCGATCGGCGATGTATGCTGCGGGCGTGGCGGAACGTATCCGACCGGAGGAGTTTGAGGACCAGTTCGTGATTCTGCTTAACCTGGAGCTGTATAAGGCGGATGCTGGGCTCGACTGGAACGACCTGACGTTCCGGACGGCAGAAAGTCTAATGGGATAGAAGCGTTGTTTGACGTCCATCGGGCGGCAACGACGCCCGATGGCAAGCCACCCTTGTCAAGTCATAGGGTTAATGACAGTGTCGGAATTATAACAATTGACGAGTCATGCTGTGATTCGCGTAAAAATCTGGGGCCCGCGCGCCCTGTTTTCCCGGCCGGAAATGAAGGTCGAACGGGTCAGCTACGACGTGATCACGCCCTCGGCGGCCCGTGGCGTGCTCGAAGCCATCCATTGGAAGCCGCAGATGGTCTGGCGCATCGAGCGTCTGCGCGTCCTCAACCCGATCCGCTTCGAATCGCTCCGCCGCAATGAGGTCGGATCGAAGGTCCCGATGAGCAAAGTCGCTTCGGCAATGCGTGCCGGCACGACCGAAGGCGTTGCGCTGAATGTCGATGAAGACCGGCAACAGCGTGCGGCGACACTCCTTAAAGATGTCGCCTATATCATCGAGGCGCGGGTTGAGCTGACGGCCAGGGGGCGCGCCGACCCCAGCGAGACCGTGCAAAAGCACCTGGACATGGCCAAGCGGCGCGCGGCGAAGGGGCAGTGCTTTCATCATCCCTATCTCGGCACGCGCGAATTCGCCTGTGACTTCGAATTGCTGGAGGGCGAGCCACCCCCCGCGCATGACAGCCTGAAGGGAACGCGCGATCTCGGCTGGATGGCGCTCGATCTCGATTATGCCGCCGGCAACGAGGCGCGTTTCTTTCGCGCCACGATGGTCGATGGCGTGATCGAAGTACCGGCCTTGAGTGACGAAAGCGTCACGGGATGACGATCCTGCAATCGCTCGCCACGCGGTATGAGCGGATGGCAAAGGACGGCAAGGCGCCGATCCCAGGTTTCGCACCCGCGCAGATCAGCTTTGCGATTGTTCTCGACAAAGCCGGCAATGTCGTGACGGTCGATGATCTGCGTGTCGGCGAAGGCAAAAAGCTGCGTCCGAAGATCGTGCAGGCTCCCACTGCGCCCAAGCGCACGGTTGGCATCGCGACGGGCGTGTTCTGGGACAAGACATCCTATGTCCTTGGTCGCACGAAGCCGGATATGACGGTCTCTCCGGTTAAGCAGGCGAAGGACGTCGAGCGACTCATAAAGGAACACGCGGCATTCGTGGCGCGGCATGAAACGCTTTTGTCTGAGACGAACGACATCGGCTGCTTCGCTCTGCTCGCCTTTCTCCGAGGTTGGTCGGCGGACGCCTATGACGCTCTTCCCTATGCGATGGAGATGCTCGATCAGAACGTCGCTTTCCGCTTGCACTATGAAAACGAATTCGTCCATGACCGCCCGGCGGCGCGCGCCGCTCTGATGGCCGAAGCGGATGGACAGGACTCTGGGCCCAAGGGAATGTGTCTCGTCACGGGCGAGACCCTGCCGATCGCGCGGCTGCATCCTTCGATCAAAGGTATTGCGGGGGCGCAGTCTTCCGGCGCCGCGCTTGTGTCCTTCAATCTTGATTCCTTCACGTCTTATGGCCACGCGCAAGGTGCGAATGCACCGGTGTCCGAAGCCGCCGCCTTCGCCTATGCGACGACCCTCAACAGCCTGCTCGCGAATGATGGCACAACAGCGAACGGCCGGACCCGCTACCGCAACCGCGTCATGCTCGGTGAGACGACGGTGGCCTTCTGGGCGGAACACGGAAAGGCCGAGATCCTCGCGCGCGCCCTGATGGGCGAGGAGGAAGAAGCCATCGCCGATGACGATGCCCTGCCGGTTGATGAGACGACCGAGACCAGCAAGCTCCGCGATGTGCTGACCCTGATGCAGGATGGTAAGCCGCTGCAGCAGGCGGCACCCGACATGGATGCGGCGTCGCGGGTCTATGTGCTGGGCCTCAGCCCCAATGCCGCGCGGCTTTCCGTGCGCTTCTGGGTCGAGCAAACGCTTGGGGATTTCGCCCGACACTTTCAACAGCATTGGGAGGATCTCCGCATGGACCCTCCGCCCCATCCCTGGCCACCGCCGCTATGGCGTCTTTTGCTGGAACTGGCCCCGCAACGAAAGGCGGAAAATGTTCCGCCCCATCTCAGCGGTGAGGTGATGCGGGCGGTCCTGACGGGTCTGCCCTATCCGCGCGCATTGCTGACGCAAACCATCATGCGCATCCGCTCGGATCGCGATGAGGAAGACCGGCGCACCGGGCGCGTGCTGGAAAAGGTCAGCGACCTCCGGGTCGCGACTCTCAAGGCCTGCCTCGCGCGAATGTATCGCTGGAAACTGATTGCGGAGGACGTGCCCGTGTCGCTTGACCTGACGACGACCAACAGCGCCTACCGCCTGGGCCGTCTCTTCTCGGTGCTGGAGCAGTTGCAGCGCGCGGCCCTGGGCCAGCGAAACGCTACGGTGCGGGACCGCTTCTATGCCTCGGCCTCCGCCACGCCGGCTTTGGTGTTTCCGTCGCTCATCCGCAACGCTCGCAATCATAGCAAGACGATTCGCACCAAGGTCGGCGCCGGCCTCGCGGAGTGGTTCGAGGATCGCATTGCCGAAATCGCTTCCGGTCTTGAGGGTGCCTTTCCAAAGACGCTGCCGATGGAAGAGCAGGGACGCTTCGCGCTCGGCTATTACCATCAGCGTGACGTGTTCCGTCGCAAGAAGGACGTGCCTGCAGAGATCGAGACGGCCGCAGCCACCGCAGATCTATCCGAAGAGGGTTCATAGACCATGTCCGAGACGGCTTCTCCGGCGATCAAAAATCGCTACGACTTCGTTTTTCTCTTCGATGTCCGCAATGGCAATCCGAACGGCGACCCCGATGCCGGCAATATGCCGCGCATGGATCCGGAAACGAGCCGTGGCCTCGTCACGGACGTTGCCATCAAACGCAAGATTCGTAACTATGTCGCCATGGCGCGGGGTGATACGCCCGGCTACGATATCTATATGCGGGACGGGGCGGTGCTGAATTTACAACACCGGAAAGCCTATGCACATTTCAAGATCGAACCCGACACGAAGTCCAAGAAAGCCCCCAAAGACAAAGCGCAGGAGCTTACGCGCTGGATGTGCGACAACTTCTTCGACGTTCGAACCTTCGGCGCCGTCATGTCGACCGAAGTGAATGCCGGACAGGTGCGCGGCCCGATCCAACTCACCTTTGCCGAAAGCATCGATCCCATCGTTCCCATGGAAATCACCATCACCCGCTCCTCCGTCACCAACGAGAAGGATGCCGAGAAGAACGACCGCACCATGGGCCGCAAACATATCGTGCCTTACGGCCTTTATCGCGCCCATGGCTTCGTTTCGGGTCGCCTCGCCAATGACGCCACGAAAGGCACGGGCTTTTCGGAGGCCGATCTTGCTCTCGTCTGGGAAGCGCTCGCGACGATGTTCGATCATGACCGCGCCGCTGCGCGCGGCGAGATGACCGCGCGCGGCCTCATCGTCTTCAAACATGAGAGCGACCTTGGCAATGCGCCGGCGCACAAGTTGCTGGAACGCGTGACGGTCACGCGCGCGGAGGGGGAGGGGCCGCCGCGCGGCTTCGCGGATTACGTCGTGGCCGTGAATAGCGCCGACCTGCCAGCCGGCATCACGATCGAAACCAAGATCTGACAGAGCGGGGCGGTGATGTCGGATGCCGATCTCATCGCCCTGTCCGCGCTTCAGCACTTTCTGTTCTGCCCACGGCAATGCGCACTCATCCATATCGAGCAGGCTTGGGCCGAGAATGCCGCCACCGCCGAGGGCCGCGTCGCGCATGAGCGCGTTCATGCCGTCGAAACTGAGGTGCGGCGGGGCGTTCGCACTGTCACGGGCATGCCGCTGCGCTCCGATCGCCTCGGCGTCACCGGCATTGCCGATGTGGTGGAGCTGCACCGCGCGGTGGATGGCGGGTGGCGACCTTATCCGGTAGAACACAAACGCGGCCGGCCGAAGGCGCATCGAGCGGATGACGTGCAGCTCTGCGCCCAGGCATTCGCCCTGGAGGAGATGTTTGGCGCCGAGATCACGGAAGGCGCCTTGTTCTATGGCCTGCCGCGCCGCCGCAGTGTCATCGTTTTCGACCCTGTTCTACGAGACCTGACCCGAGAGGTGGCGCGGTCAACTCGCTTGCTCCTCGCCGCCGGCCATACACCCCGGATGGCCTATGAAAAGAAACGCTGCGACGCCTGTTCCCTCATCGAAATCTGCCGGCCGCGCATCACGGGCGCCGAGCGCTCTGCCGCAGACTGGCTGAAAGCGCAGCTTGATGCGTAAATTACTCAACACGCTCTACGTCTCCACCGAGGGTGCTTATCTGCGGCGCGATGGTCTCAATGTTGTCGTAGAGGTCGAACGGGTAGAAAAGCTTCGCGTGCCGCTACACCTCCTTGGCAGCGTAGCGGTGTTCGGTCAGGTGTCTTTGTCGCCGGCACTGATGGGCAGCCTGGCGGAGGCCGGAATCGTCACCGCCTTCTTCGGCACGAACGGCCGCTTCCTCGCGCGTGTCGAGGGTCCCGTTTCCGGCAATGTGCTGCTACGCCGCGAACAATATCGGGTCATGGATGACGGGCCAGATTGCACGCGCATCGCGCGGGCGATCGTTGCGGCAAAGTCGCTCAATCAGCGCAGTGTCTTGCAGCGCGCCTTGCGTGACCATGGGTCGGCACTCACGGATGCGGCGCGGGACGCGGTGATCGCAGCCATCGACCGAATGCAGGATATCGCACGCCGCGCCTTGCATGAAACCGATCTGGACCGTTTGCGCGGTCATGAGGGTGAGGCCGCCGCTCTTTATTTCGGCGTTTTCGGCCATGCGCTGCGGGTCACGGATCCGGCGCTCGCCTTTCGCGGGCGGAGCCGGCGGCCGCCGATGGACGTGCCAAACGCCCTCCTTTCCTTCCTTTATACCCTGCTGGTGCATGATTGCCGGGGCGCATTGGAGGGGGTGGGCCTCGACCCTGCCGCAGGTTTTCTTCATCGGATGCGCCCCGGCCGGCCGAGCCTCGCATTGGATCTGATGGAAGAGCTACGCGCGCCCTTAGCCGACCGTCTTGCGCTCTCAATGCTCAATCGGCGTGAGTTGGTGGCGGGTGATTTCCGCATCATGGAAAACGGTGCCGTGCTTCTGGCGGAGGACAGCCGCAAGA
It contains:
- the cas7c gene encoding type I-C CRISPR-associated protein Cas7/Csd2, with product MSETASPAIKNRYDFVFLFDVRNGNPNGDPDAGNMPRMDPETSRGLVTDVAIKRKIRNYVAMARGDTPGYDIYMRDGAVLNLQHRKAYAHFKIEPDTKSKKAPKDKAQELTRWMCDNFFDVRTFGAVMSTEVNAGQVRGPIQLTFAESIDPIVPMEITITRSSVTNEKDAEKNDRTMGRKHIVPYGLYRAHGFVSGRLANDATKGTGFSEADLALVWEALATMFDHDRAAARGEMTARGLIVFKHESDLGNAPAHKLLERVTVTRAEGEGPPRGFADYVVAVNSADLPAGITIETKI
- the cas1c gene encoding type I-C CRISPR-associated endonuclease Cas1c, whose amino-acid sequence is MRKLLNTLYVSTEGAYLRRDGLNVVVEVERVEKLRVPLHLLGSVAVFGQVSLSPALMGSLAEAGIVTAFFGTNGRFLARVEGPVSGNVLLRREQYRVMDDGPDCTRIARAIVAAKSLNQRSVLQRALRDHGSALTDAARDAVIAAIDRMQDIARRALHETDLDRLRGHEGEAAALYFGVFGHALRVTDPALAFRGRSRRPPMDVPNALLSFLYTLLVHDCRGALEGVGLDPAAGFLHRMRPGRPSLALDLMEELRAPLADRLALSMLNRRELVAGDFRIMENGAVLLAEDSRKTVLTAWQERKREEIEHPFLKERTSLGLLPHLQASLLARALRGDLDTYPALIWR
- a CDS encoding CRISPR-associated endonuclease Cas3'', with product MAYYAHSSSGRLESQWELISVHLNEVAALAADSGARFGASDLAGAAGALHDLGKYSAAFQERLRNPAVTTDHSTAGAIWARAHLGDKWGRLLAHVIAGHHTGLKDGLFDPEGRLASKSGLLPPVERAAKSDGLVLPQGAMTPVGRLKVLNEEGFQFAFLTRMIFSCLVDADRRCAAAFEARMGGQPTEETNHPSIDVLALALSAFMAQRKAEPSTLNTLRGDVLRAAIATAEQAQGVFTLTVPTGGGKTLSSLAFALAHARKHGLDRVIVVIPYTSIIEQTAAVYRAALKDHEGAVLEHHSAFEMEEEATWSRDRIGPDRLRLSMERWDSPIIVTTAVQFFESLFSDRTSRCRKLHSIARSVVVLDEAQTMPLPLLRPCVAALKELARNYRTSVVLCTATQPALKAGPPGTKTGFVGGFTTLREIAPDVPSLFAALRRVTVRDIGVQTDDQLAARIATSPQALCIVNQRAHARALFGAIRDLPGARHLSTTMHSVHRARVLAEIRDDLKNKRACRVVATSLVEAGVDVDFPLVLRATAGLDQIAQAAGRCNREFERRPEESEVLVFKAAAYDVIQQLKINAEVGGEILTLHAGDPFSPDAMRAFFEMLYWRRGKEDLDKGRVLQTCADKAADLNFPFQEIAASMRFIDDVMVPVIVAAEDNGEVRPLIEALRYTTRVGGIARKLGRYTVGVPRPVRSAMYAAGVAERIRPEEFEDQFVILLNLELYKADAGLDWNDLTFRTAESLMG
- a CDS encoding DDE-type integrase/transposase/recombinase — protein: MAAQTGSWWVDETYIKIIRGGWTYLYRAVDSLGRTIHCLLPTWRDADSVKRFLLKRWRRSTRASSARLRLTKPG
- the cas4 gene encoding CRISPR-associated protein Cas4 gives rise to the protein MSDADLIALSALQHFLFCPRQCALIHIEQAWAENAATAEGRVAHERVHAVETEVRRGVRTVTGMPLRSDRLGVTGIADVVELHRAVDGGWRPYPVEHKRGRPKAHRADDVQLCAQAFALEEMFGAEITEGALFYGLPRRRSVIVFDPVLRDLTREVARSTRLLLAAGHTPRMAYEKKRCDACSLIEICRPRITGAERSAADWLKAQLDA
- the cas8c gene encoding type I-C CRISPR-associated protein Cas8c/Csd1, whose amino-acid sequence is MTILQSLATRYERMAKDGKAPIPGFAPAQISFAIVLDKAGNVVTVDDLRVGEGKKLRPKIVQAPTAPKRTVGIATGVFWDKTSYVLGRTKPDMTVSPVKQAKDVERLIKEHAAFVARHETLLSETNDIGCFALLAFLRGWSADAYDALPYAMEMLDQNVAFRLHYENEFVHDRPAARAALMAEADGQDSGPKGMCLVTGETLPIARLHPSIKGIAGAQSSGAALVSFNLDSFTSYGHAQGANAPVSEAAAFAYATTLNSLLANDGTTANGRTRYRNRVMLGETTVAFWAEHGKAEILARALMGEEEEAIADDDALPVDETTETSKLRDVLTLMQDGKPLQQAAPDMDAASRVYVLGLSPNAARLSVRFWVEQTLGDFARHFQQHWEDLRMDPPPHPWPPPLWRLLLELAPQRKAENVPPHLSGEVMRAVLTGLPYPRALLTQTIMRIRSDRDEEDRRTGRVLEKVSDLRVATLKACLARMYRWKLIAEDVPVSLDLTTTNSAYRLGRLFSVLEQLQRAALGQRNATVRDRFYASASATPALVFPSLIRNARNHSKTIRTKVGAGLAEWFEDRIAEIASGLEGAFPKTLPMEEQGRFALGYYHQRDVFRRKKDVPAEIETAAATADLSEEGS
- the cas5c gene encoding type I-C CRISPR-associated protein Cas5c yields the protein MIRVKIWGPRALFSRPEMKVERVSYDVITPSAARGVLEAIHWKPQMVWRIERLRVLNPIRFESLRRNEVGSKVPMSKVASAMRAGTTEGVALNVDEDRQQRAATLLKDVAYIIEARVELTARGRADPSETVQKHLDMAKRRAAKGQCFHHPYLGTREFACDFELLEGEPPPAHDSLKGTRDLGWMALDLDYAAGNEARFFRATMVDGVIEVPALSDESVTG